AGAAGTCGGTGAAGCTACTCTGGACGAGATTGACTCCGGCGAACGCCGACAGAGCCAGGAACCACGGATCGACGAGCACCCCGAGTAGCAATCCGAGCAACACGACTGATCCACCGAGACGCCGTACCTGAAAGTGACACGTGTTGGCCATGCAGTAATCACTATATTGTGCAATACTAAAACCCTGTCGCCGTCGAGGACACCGAAACGGCGCCGGACGACCGCCCGACCTTCGGTACGTTTATTATTCCGACCCCCAGCCATTGTTGGCATGGGTGGACGACCCCTCGACGTGCTGGAGGCCTCGCTGGACGAGGACGTGACGGTACACCTCAAGGACGGCCGGGCGTTTCACGGCCTCCTCGCCGGCTACGACCAGCATATGAACGTCGTGCTCGAACCGGTCGACGAGGTCGGGGAGGGCATCCTCGGCGAGCCGGAGATCGAGTCGGTCGACAACACAACCATTATACGCGGCGACAACGTCGTGACGATAAGTACATGACGGGAGCCGGAACGCCGAGTCAGGGGAAGAAGAACAAGACGACCCACGTCAAATGTCGACGCTGCGGTGAGAAATCCTACCACGTCCGAAAGAAGGTCTGCTCGTCGTGTGGCTTCGGCAAGTCCGCCAAACGCCGCGACTACGAGTGGCAGAGCAAGGCCGGCGAGTAACGCCTCTACGCACTCGACCTACTCTTTCGTTTCCGTGCGCTGCGACCGGTGAGCCGGCAGGTTATCGAACCGGCAAGCACTGCGCGAGCGCGCCAATAGCGTGGCTTTTTACCTCACGGTACAGTAGCAACGCCCATGGCACACGGGCGGGATCACCGTACCCCGAACGGGATGACCGAGAAGTGTGGCGTCGTGGGCGTCTCGCTGGCCGACCGCGACGCCGCGCGCCCCCTCTATTACTCCCTGTACGCGCTCCAGCATCGGGGACAGGAGTCCGCGGGCATCGTCACACACGACGGGTTCCAGCAACACAGCCACGTCGAGATGGGGCTGGTCGGCGACGCGTTCGACGCCGACGCCCTCGATCAGCTGAACGGGCAGGCGGGCATCGGTCACGTCCGCTACCCCACTTCGGGCGGCGTCAACGCCTGCTGCGCCCAGCCGTTTTCGGTCTCCTTCAAGTCGGGATCGCTCGGCCTCGCGCACAACGGCAACCTCGTCAACGCCGCAGAGATTCGCTCGGAGCTGGAGGCGCTCGGGCACGCCTTCACCTCCAACGGCGACACCGAGGTGATCGCCCACGACCTCGCGCGCAACCTGCTGGAGGAGGACCTCGTCCGGGCGGTCAAACGGACGATGGGACGCATCCATGGCTCCTACGCCCTGACGATCATGCACGACGACGCCGTCCTCGGGGTACGCGATCCGGAGGGGAATCGCCCGCTCTGTATCGGGGAACTCGACGACGGCTACGTGCTCGCCTCGGAGTCGGCGGCCATCGACACGCTCGACGGCGAACTCGTCCGCGACGTGGCGCCGGGCGAACTGATCGTCCTCGAACCCGACGGGTCGGGGTTCGACTCCTATCAACTCGTCGAGCGCGACGCCACGGCCCACTGCTTTTTCGAACACGTCTACTTCGCCCGCCCGGACTCCATCGTCGACGACGAACTCGTCTACGACGTGCGCCGGGAACTCGGGGGCGAACTCTGGGCCGAGAGCGGCATCGACACGGACGTGGTGATGCCCGTCCCGGACTCCGGGCGCTCCTTCGCCTCCGGCTACGCCGAGGCCGCGAACGACGACGGGGCCGACGTGGAGTTCGCCGAGGGCCTGATGAAAAATCGGTACGTCGGCCGGACGTTCATCATGCCGACACAGGACGAGCGCGAACGCGCCGTCCGGCTGAAGCTCAATCCCATCAAGAGCACCGTCGAGGACAAGACGGTCACCATCATCGACGACAGTATCGTCCGCGGTACCACCTCGACGCAGCTAGTCGATCTGATCCGTGACGCCGGCGCCGAGGAGGTCCACGTCCGCATCGGCGCCCCGCCAATCGTCGCGCCCTGTTACATGGGCATCGACATGGCGAGTCGGGACGAACTCATCGCCGCCGACAAGAGCATCGACGAGATTCGCGAAATCATCGGCGCCGACAGCCTCTCCTATCTCTCCATCGACGCCACCGCGGACGTGCTCGGCCGGGCACGCGGCGACCTCTGTCTCGGCTGTGTGACCGGCGAGTACCCCTACGACATCGAGGGAGAGTCGACCGACCGCGACGTCTCCCGACCCGTCGTCGGGAGCGAATCGGCACCCGCCGACGACTGATAGTATATAAACTGGCAAGCGAACACGGAACCGGCAATATTTTTGAAGGGGTCGTGTGTACGGCAAAGCGACAATGAGCGAGGAACGCGACGCTCGGCTGGGACGGCGACGGCTGCTGCAGGCAGGCGCCGGAGCTGTCGGGGCTGGACTGGTGGGTGCGGGGGCGACCGGAACGGCGACGGCTCAGTCCGGCCCGTTCGGCGGGTGGATGAGTGACGTCGGGAACTACGAGGGAGTCGTCGATGCAACCGGACAGAGCGAGGTGACGGTTACCGTTGGCGCGTCTGGGAACGGCGGGAACTTCGCGTTCGGCCCGGCGGCCGTCCAGGTCGATCCGGGGACAAAAATCATCTGGGAGTGGAACGGTGAGGGCGGCCAGCACAACGTCGTCGCCGAGGAAGGTGGTGACTTCTCCAGTGAACTCACCGCCGAAGCTGGCTTCACGTACGAACAGACCTTCGACTCGGAAGGCGTCATCAAGTACTTCTGCCAGCCCCACCGCGCGCTCGGCATGAAAGGCGTCGTCGTCGTCGGGAGCGCTCCCGAGGGCGCCGAAGTCGTCAGTGGTGGCGGTAGTGGCGGTGGCGGTGGCGGCGGTGGCGGCGGTAGCGGCGGTGGCGGCGGTAGCGGCGGTGGCGGCGGTAGCGGCGACGGCGGCGGTGGTAGTGGCGGCGACGGCGGCGCCGGCCTCACGATGTCGCTGGTGGTCGGCGGGTCGCTCGTGGCCGCCTTCCTCTCGCCCATCGTCTTCGGTCTCATTCTGCTGCTCCGGGACAAGACGGGTGGCCCGGCGGCGGAGGCGGGTGCGGAGCACGGCGACGCGAGCCACGAGGACTAAAGTCTCTCGTCCCCGGTCGGCGCGTCGTCGCCGACGAACGCCCTGATGATCGCCCCTTCCGCGCGGTGGAGTCGTTCGCTAGCGGTCGATTTCGCGACACCGAGGTGGTCGGCGAACTCCGTCAGCGTACAGGTTCGGGGCGTGTCGTAGTACCCCTTCTCGACCGCGGCCTCGATCAACTCCCGCTGGCCGTCGCTCACGACCGACTCCGAGTCGATGGTGGTGCGGACGGACCGCACGTCGAACTGGAGCCCGAGCGTCCGGAACTGGTCGGTGAGCGACGAGAGCCGCTCCCGGGGGGCGGTGATCTCCAGGTCCGCGACGCCGTCGACGATGGTGACCGGCGGCTCGAACGGCGCCCGCGAGTTCCGGACCGACATGAGAATCAGGGGGTCGTCGGTCTCGAACTGGACGAGCGCCCGGTCGTCGCCGCGGTAGAGGGTCTCGAACACGCGGACGCCGTCGGCCCCGTCGAGACTGTCGAGCACGTCGCCGACGCCGGTGGCGACGATTTCGACCAGCCCGATCCCGGTGCTCTCGTCGGTC
This window of the Haloplanus rubicundus genome carries:
- a CDS encoding helix-turn-helix domain-containing protein, with translation MPTAKLAVTLPEDIWIADLSTRYPEATFRVLAALTDESTGIGLVEIVATGVGDVLDSLDGADGVRVFETLYRGDDRALVQFETDDPLILMSVRNSRAPFEPPVTIVDGVADLEITAPRERLSSLTDQFRTLGLQFDVRSVRTTIDSESVVSDGQRELIEAAVEKGYYDTPRTCTLTEFADHLGVAKSTASERLHRAEGAIIRAFVGDDAPTGDERL
- a CDS encoding YgaP-like transmembrane domain; this translates as MANTCHFQVRRLGGSVVLLGLLLGVLVDPWFLALSAFAGVNLVQSSFTDFCPAERFLPACGAAGTDESELAGD
- a CDS encoding LSM domain-containing protein; its protein translation is MGGRPLDVLEASLDEDVTVHLKDGRAFHGLLAGYDQHMNVVLEPVDEVGEGILGEPEIESVDNTTIIRGDNVVTIST
- the purF gene encoding amidophosphoribosyltransferase; amino-acid sequence: MAHGRDHRTPNGMTEKCGVVGVSLADRDAARPLYYSLYALQHRGQESAGIVTHDGFQQHSHVEMGLVGDAFDADALDQLNGQAGIGHVRYPTSGGVNACCAQPFSVSFKSGSLGLAHNGNLVNAAEIRSELEALGHAFTSNGDTEVIAHDLARNLLEEDLVRAVKRTMGRIHGSYALTIMHDDAVLGVRDPEGNRPLCIGELDDGYVLASESAAIDTLDGELVRDVAPGELIVLEPDGSGFDSYQLVERDATAHCFFEHVYFARPDSIVDDELVYDVRRELGGELWAESGIDTDVVMPVPDSGRSFASGYAEAANDDGADVEFAEGLMKNRYVGRTFIMPTQDERERAVRLKLNPIKSTVEDKTVTIIDDSIVRGTTSTQLVDLIRDAGAEEVHVRIGAPPIVAPCYMGIDMASRDELIAADKSIDEIREIIGADSLSYLSIDATADVLGRARGDLCLGCVTGEYPYDIEGESTDRDVSRPVVGSESAPADD
- a CDS encoding halocyanin domain-containing protein gives rise to the protein MSEERDARLGRRRLLQAGAGAVGAGLVGAGATGTATAQSGPFGGWMSDVGNYEGVVDATGQSEVTVTVGASGNGGNFAFGPAAVQVDPGTKIIWEWNGEGGQHNVVAEEGGDFSSELTAEAGFTYEQTFDSEGVIKYFCQPHRALGMKGVVVVGSAPEGAEVVSGGGSGGGGGGGGGGSGGGGGSGGGGGSGDGGGGSGGDGGAGLTMSLVVGGSLVAAFLSPIVFGLILLLRDKTGGPAAEAGAEHGDASHED
- a CDS encoding 50S ribosomal protein L37e, giving the protein MTGAGTPSQGKKNKTTHVKCRRCGEKSYHVRKKVCSSCGFGKSAKRRDYEWQSKAGE